In Phoenix dactylifera cultivar Barhee BC4 chromosome 11, palm_55x_up_171113_PBpolish2nd_filt_p, whole genome shotgun sequence, the following are encoded in one genomic region:
- the LOC103696418 gene encoding auxin-repressed 12.5 kDa protein: MVLLEKLWDDVVAGPQPEKGLGKLRKKVSTKPLVIKDGEGESSKYQRSMSMPTTPTTPATPATPTTPSSARKANVWRSVFNPGSNLATKNIGSNYFDKPQPNSPTVYDWLYSGETRSNHR; this comes from the exons ATGGTTCTCCTTGAGAAGCTGTGGGACGACGTGGTGGCCGGGCCTCAGCCCGAAAAAGGCCTCGGAAAGCTGAGGAAGAAGGTCTCCACCAAGCCTCTGGTCATCAAAG atGGGGAGGGGGAGAGCAGCAAGTATCAGAGGTCGATGTCGATGCCGACGACACCGACGACCCCGGCCACGCCGGCGACGCCCACCACACCCTCCTCTGCGCGCAAGGCGAACGTGTGGCGAAGCGTGTTCAACCCGGGGAGCAACCTAGCCACCAAGAACATCGGTTCCAACTATTTTGACAAGCCTCAGCCCAACTCTCCCACCGTTTACGACTG GCTGTACAGCGGTGAGACAAGGAGCAACCACCGCTGA